The proteins below are encoded in one region of Equus przewalskii isolate Varuska chromosome 1, EquPr2, whole genome shotgun sequence:
- the SPG21 gene encoding maspardin isoform X1 encodes MGEIKVSPDYNWFRSTVPLKKIIVDDDDSKIWSLYDAGPRNIRCPLIFLPPVSGTADVFFRQILALTGWGYRVIALQYPVYWDHLEFCDGFRKLLDHLQLDKVHLFGASLGGFLAQKFAEYTHKSPRVHSLILCNSFSDTSIFNQTWTANSFWLMPSFMLKKIVLGNFSSGPVDPVMADAIDFMVDRLESLGQSELASRLTLNCQNSYVEPHKIRDIPVTIMDVFDQSALSTEAKEEMYKLYPNARRAHLKTGGNFPYLCRSAEVNLYVQIHLLQFHGTKYAAIDPSMVSAEELEVQKGNLSISQEEQ; translated from the exons ATGGGAGAGATTAAAGTCTCTCCTGATTATAACTGGTTTAGAAGTACAGTTCCCCTTAAAAAG ATTATCGTGGATGATGACGACAGTAAGATATGGTCCCTCTATGATGCAGGCCCCAGAAATATCAGGTGTCCTCTCATATTTTTACCCCCTGTCAGCGGGACCGCCGATGTATTTTTCCGGCAGATTTTGGCCTTGACTGGATGGGGTTACCGGGTTATAGCT ttgcAGTATCCAGTTTACTGGGACCATCTTGAATTCTGTGATGGattcagaaaacttttagacCATTTACAGTTGGATAAA GTTCATCTTTTTGGGGCTTCTTTGGGAGGCTTTTTGGCCCAGAAATTTGCTGAATATACTCACAAATCTCCCAGAGTCCATTCCCTCATCCTCTGCAATTCCTTCAGTGACACTTCTATCTTTAACCAGACTTGGACTGCAAACAG CTTTTGGCTGATGCCATCATTTATGCTCAAAAAAATAGTTCTTGGCAACTTTTCGTCTGGCCCAGTGGACCCTGTGATGGCTGATGCCATTGATTTCATGGTGGACAGG CTGGAAAGTTTGGGGCAGAGTGAACTGGCTTCAAGACTTACCCTGAATTGTCAAAATTCCTACGTGGAACCTCATAAAATTCGGGACATCCCTGTAACCATTATGGAT GTGTTTGACCAGAGCGCACTTTCAACCGAAGCTAAAGAAGAAATGTACAAACTGTATCCTAATGCCCGGAGGGCTCACCTTAAAACAGGAGGCAATTTCCCATACCTGTGCAGAAGTGCGGAGGTGAATCTTTATGTACAG ATACATTTGCTACAGTTCCATGGAACCAAATATGCGGCCATTGACCCATCAATGGTCAGTGCCGAGGAACTCGAGGTGCAGAAAGGCAACCTCAGCATCAGTCAGGAGGAGCAATAG
- the SPG21 gene encoding maspardin isoform X2, with translation MGEIKVSPDYNWFRSTVPLKKLQYPVYWDHLEFCDGFRKLLDHLQLDKVHLFGASLGGFLAQKFAEYTHKSPRVHSLILCNSFSDTSIFNQTWTANSFWLMPSFMLKKIVLGNFSSGPVDPVMADAIDFMVDRLESLGQSELASRLTLNCQNSYVEPHKIRDIPVTIMDVFDQSALSTEAKEEMYKLYPNARRAHLKTGGNFPYLCRSAEVNLYVQIHLLQFHGTKYAAIDPSMVSAEELEVQKGNLSISQEEQ, from the exons ATGGGAGAGATTAAAGTCTCTCCTGATTATAACTGGTTTAGAAGTACAGTTCCCCTTAAAAAG ttgcAGTATCCAGTTTACTGGGACCATCTTGAATTCTGTGATGGattcagaaaacttttagacCATTTACAGTTGGATAAA GTTCATCTTTTTGGGGCTTCTTTGGGAGGCTTTTTGGCCCAGAAATTTGCTGAATATACTCACAAATCTCCCAGAGTCCATTCCCTCATCCTCTGCAATTCCTTCAGTGACACTTCTATCTTTAACCAGACTTGGACTGCAAACAG CTTTTGGCTGATGCCATCATTTATGCTCAAAAAAATAGTTCTTGGCAACTTTTCGTCTGGCCCAGTGGACCCTGTGATGGCTGATGCCATTGATTTCATGGTGGACAGG CTGGAAAGTTTGGGGCAGAGTGAACTGGCTTCAAGACTTACCCTGAATTGTCAAAATTCCTACGTGGAACCTCATAAAATTCGGGACATCCCTGTAACCATTATGGAT GTGTTTGACCAGAGCGCACTTTCAACCGAAGCTAAAGAAGAAATGTACAAACTGTATCCTAATGCCCGGAGGGCTCACCTTAAAACAGGAGGCAATTTCCCATACCTGTGCAGAAGTGCGGAGGTGAATCTTTATGTACAG ATACATTTGCTACAGTTCCATGGAACCAAATATGCGGCCATTGACCCATCAATGGTCAGTGCCGAGGAACTCGAGGTGCAGAAAGGCAACCTCAGCATCAGTCAGGAGGAGCAATAG